A DNA window from Candidatus Saccharibacteria bacterium oral taxon 955 contains the following coding sequences:
- a CDS encoding type IV secretion system DNA-binding domain-containing protein: MSIIVDFINIILQWYVWLPIVATLGYMTWRNYQRVDVVRNVDSVLLMLEIPKTNDKSELAAEQMFASLHGILRDAKELKANGGYQEHLSFEIASVGGRIQFYVWTPKSLQNFVEGQIYAQYPQVQIHATDEDYVAHERHHSVVYTSEIVLTDKEFLPIKTFQSFEVDPLAGITGTLAKLEDTEEEIWIQMLIRPVRDDWHKASDAWIKAVKSGGFNLFGDGGMKWVTGLFELLWAPPEQGTGSAAEISERDKTRIAEAEKKATKLGYQVKIRLAYLGENTSDAKLRMQGIVGTFKQFNSTNLNGFKQSHDSFAKESLAKYKTRLFADRGYLMNIEEVASVFHLPHTNVETPNIVWASTKTAEPPAKLPILTGDPAHDENISAFGMTNFRGINHQFGMLRYDRSRHVYIIGQTGAGKSGLLELFALSDIFHGQGYAIIDPHGDFAINNMRFVPGSRLKDVVYFNPADTQYPLGFNPLEVTNPSQKTNISSEVIGVLKRMFGDSWGPRLEYILRYTILALLDRPETTMLDITRMLTDKKFRKETLSYCTDTVVLQFWNVEFASWTDKFQAEAIAPVLNKVGAFTANPVIRNIIGQPKSTFNIRQIMDEGKILVVNLSKGLIGEDNAGILGSFLVTKIQLAAMSRSDIPDIKDRRPFYLYVDEFQNFATDSFATILSEARKYGLNLTVANQYISQMQDSVRDAVFGNVGTMISFRVSADDSPILAKQFEPQFEPNDLLQMHNRNFIINMVINGEKAPAFSAKTLNLPPAQDDNTGRIIQHTRENYARNRQEIEEDISKRILPPENLVVKRPGPAYTPPKSPEQREAERRAKEAAMLAQGKTWPISNITPDEVNVALKEARDQKKQPSTEPKTSDQPDAPINNSNSVTEKPKKKRTRTRKRKPSGSSDTQQEPNRPRIIRESSVNDSKPSSSKPENDPTILSVR, encoded by the coding sequence ATGTCAATTATCGTCGACTTCATCAATATAATTCTCCAGTGGTACGTTTGGCTGCCAATTGTAGCGACTTTAGGCTACATGACGTGGCGAAACTATCAGCGCGTTGACGTAGTCAGAAATGTCGACAGCGTCTTATTGATGCTAGAGATTCCAAAAACCAACGACAAATCCGAGCTCGCTGCTGAGCAGATGTTTGCGTCACTACACGGCATCTTGCGCGACGCCAAAGAACTAAAAGCTAACGGCGGATACCAAGAACATCTCAGTTTTGAAATCGCTTCAGTCGGTGGACGTATTCAGTTTTATGTCTGGACACCAAAATCGCTTCAAAACTTTGTCGAAGGACAGATCTACGCTCAATACCCTCAGGTCCAAATTCACGCCACAGATGAAGATTATGTGGCGCACGAACGTCATCACAGCGTCGTCTACACTTCAGAAATCGTTCTGACCGACAAAGAGTTCTTGCCCATCAAAACATTTCAGAGTTTTGAGGTCGACCCGCTGGCTGGTATCACTGGCACGCTCGCCAAGCTAGAGGACACCGAAGAAGAAATTTGGATTCAGATGTTAATTCGACCTGTAAGAGACGATTGGCACAAGGCCTCTGACGCCTGGATAAAAGCCGTCAAAAGTGGTGGCTTTAATCTATTTGGTGATGGTGGCATGAAATGGGTCACTGGACTGTTTGAATTACTATGGGCACCACCAGAGCAGGGGACTGGTAGTGCAGCGGAAATTTCTGAACGCGACAAAACCCGTATCGCTGAGGCCGAAAAAAAAGCGACAAAGCTGGGCTACCAGGTAAAAATCCGTCTCGCATACCTCGGAGAAAATACCTCCGATGCCAAACTTCGTATGCAAGGTATCGTAGGTACGTTCAAGCAATTTAACTCGACAAACCTCAACGGTTTCAAACAATCCCATGACAGCTTCGCCAAAGAATCTCTCGCCAAATACAAGACCCGCCTGTTTGCCGATAGAGGGTATCTCATGAATATCGAGGAAGTCGCTTCGGTATTCCACCTACCGCACACCAACGTTGAAACACCAAATATCGTCTGGGCAAGCACAAAAACCGCCGAGCCGCCAGCCAAACTTCCGATTCTAACTGGCGACCCAGCTCATGATGAAAATATTTCCGCCTTTGGCATGACTAACTTCCGTGGCATCAACCATCAGTTCGGCATGTTACGCTATGACCGTTCACGCCACGTCTATATCATCGGACAAACAGGAGCAGGTAAATCAGGACTTCTAGAGTTATTTGCGCTATCTGATATATTTCACGGTCAGGGCTACGCGATTATCGACCCTCACGGCGACTTTGCGATAAACAATATGCGATTCGTGCCTGGCTCACGCCTAAAGGATGTCGTTTATTTTAACCCTGCCGATACGCAGTATCCACTTGGATTTAATCCTCTAGAAGTCACCAACCCGTCGCAAAAAACCAATATTAGCTCTGAAGTGATTGGCGTGTTGAAGCGCATGTTCGGTGATTCATGGGGTCCACGTCTCGAGTATATTTTGCGATACACGATACTAGCCTTACTCGACCGACCCGAGACTACCATGCTCGACATTACTCGCATGTTGACCGACAAGAAGTTCCGCAAAGAAACCCTCAGTTACTGTACAGATACTGTCGTTTTGCAATTTTGGAATGTTGAATTTGCCAGCTGGACTGATAAGTTTCAGGCTGAAGCGATTGCCCCAGTACTAAACAAGGTTGGCGCTTTCACTGCTAATCCAGTTATCCGCAACATCATCGGCCAGCCAAAATCAACGTTCAATATCCGCCAAATTATGGACGAGGGCAAGATTCTCGTCGTCAACCTCAGCAAGGGTCTAATCGGTGAGGATAATGCTGGAATCCTAGGGTCGTTCCTGGTCACCAAGATCCAGCTCGCCGCCATGAGCCGTTCGGATATACCAGACATCAAAGACCGTCGACCATTTTATCTGTACGTGGACGAGTTTCAAAACTTCGCGACCGATTCTTTCGCTACGATTCTATCTGAGGCACGCAAATATGGACTCAATCTCACCGTCGCCAACCAATACATTTCACAAATGCAAGATTCTGTGCGCGACGCCGTCTTTGGTAACGTCGGTACGATGATCAGCTTTCGTGTCTCAGCCGACGACAGCCCAATTCTAGCCAAACAATTTGAACCACAGTTCGAGCCAAACGACCTCTTGCAGATGCACAACCGTAATTTCATCATAAATATGGTAATCAACGGCGAAAAAGCTCCAGCATTTAGCGCAAAAACCCTCAACCTACCACCCGCCCAAGACGATAACACTGGTAGGATTATCCAACATACGCGAGAAAACTACGCCCGCAACCGTCAAGAGATCGAGGAGGATATTTCAAAACGCATCCTACCTCCAGAAAATCTCGTTGTTAAGCGTCCTGGCCCCGCCTACACACCGCCAAAATCACCAGAGCAACGTGAGGCTGAGCGTCGTGCAAAGGAAGCAGCGATGCTCGCTCAGGGCAAAACATGGCCCATCAGCAACATCACACCCGATGAAGTCAACGTCGCCTTAAAAGAAGCAAGAGACCAAAAGAAGCAACCAAGTACAGAGCCAAAAACTAGCGACCAGCCTGACGCACCGATCAATAATTCCAATAGCGTAACCGAAAAACCAAAGAAAAAACGTACACGAACCCGCAAGCGTAAGCCATCGGGCAGTAGCGATACTCAACAAGAGCCAAACCGACCTCGCATCATACGCGAATCAAGCGTAAATGATAGCAAACCATCCTCTAGCAAACCAGAGAATGATCCTACTATATTGAGCGTTAGATAG
- the topA gene encoding type I DNA topoisomerase, with protein sequence MKNLVIVESPAKAKTIEKYLGNDFHVLSSVGHIRSIPKKTKDGTPPIDVKNGFATTYEIDPEKKKVISELKKQVKAVGPANVWLATDEDREGEAIAWHLCEVLKLDPATTKRIVFHEITKPAIEEAIKHPRTVDMKLVEAQQARQILDRVVGFELSPVVWRKVPGGKSAGRVQSPAVRLLVEREREIEAFNSSAQFKVTAIFIHDGQEFNAELKQRFDTEKEATEFLEGLVGATYTVSDITKSPSTRNPSAPFTTSTLQQEANSKLGMSSKATMTSAQKLYQEGRITYMRTDSVTLSSQAIASTADLVKCLYGIEYSHVRKFKTKSASAQEAHEAIRPTDITRESVSGNEYDQKLYDLIRRRTLASQMAPAKLENTTVTITISKTEQSSEKNKKLVFEAKGQVVVFDGFLRVYGSKDDTLLPAVSSGDTLQQYSVEARQVFSRPPARYTEGSLVKKLEELGIGRPSTYATIINTVQARGYAERGESEGTPRDIIVLQLIDGEVDREVIQEKTGSNRGKLVPTPSGELISDFLSNHFDQIVDYDFTSKVEAHFDDIATNRLARNTMLRDFYEPFHELIEGSGSIDRSTVGNSREIGVDPKTGKTILARFGRFGPMLQLGASDDSEKPQFAPMPRGAKIETVTLEQALEAFKLPRLVGQADDGQDIKANIGRFGPYIQVGKLFISIKDHDPHDIDLDTAKTLYAEKLKAEAEKNIADFGEIKVLRGRFGPYVTDGKKNAKIPKDIDPTTLTETEAKKLLDEAPAKSARGKTRRAPRRGSKKA encoded by the coding sequence ATGAAAAATCTCGTCATAGTCGAGTCACCAGCCAAAGCAAAAACCATTGAAAAATATCTGGGCAATGACTTTCATGTATTGTCAAGCGTCGGTCATATTCGGTCAATTCCCAAAAAAACCAAGGATGGCACACCACCGATCGATGTCAAAAACGGATTTGCCACTACCTATGAAATCGATCCAGAAAAGAAAAAAGTTATCAGCGAGCTCAAAAAACAAGTCAAAGCAGTCGGCCCCGCTAACGTCTGGCTGGCTACCGATGAAGACCGAGAAGGAGAGGCAATCGCCTGGCATCTTTGTGAGGTTCTCAAGCTAGATCCAGCCACGACTAAGCGAATTGTTTTTCACGAAATCACAAAACCAGCGATCGAAGAAGCTATCAAACATCCGCGCACTGTCGACATGAAACTTGTTGAAGCCCAGCAGGCCAGACAAATCCTAGACCGTGTGGTTGGATTTGAGCTTAGTCCTGTTGTGTGGCGAAAAGTCCCAGGCGGAAAATCGGCTGGACGAGTCCAGAGTCCAGCGGTGCGACTACTGGTGGAACGAGAGCGTGAGATCGAGGCTTTTAACTCTAGCGCGCAATTCAAGGTTACCGCTATATTTATTCACGACGGACAAGAGTTCAACGCCGAGCTAAAACAACGATTTGACACCGAAAAAGAAGCAACTGAGTTCCTGGAGGGACTCGTCGGTGCGACATATACCGTGAGCGATATCACCAAGAGTCCATCAACCCGCAACCCATCTGCGCCTTTCACTACCAGTACTTTGCAACAAGAGGCAAACTCCAAGCTTGGCATGAGTAGCAAGGCTACGATGACAAGCGCTCAGAAACTCTACCAAGAGGGGCGCATCACCTACATGCGTACCGACAGCGTAACACTATCTAGCCAGGCGATTGCCTCGACAGCCGATCTAGTCAAATGCCTCTACGGTATCGAGTATAGTCATGTACGTAAGTTCAAGACCAAATCAGCAAGCGCCCAAGAGGCCCATGAGGCAATTCGCCCAACCGACATAACCCGTGAATCTGTCAGCGGTAATGAATACGACCAAAAACTCTATGACCTGATCCGTCGCCGAACCTTAGCAAGCCAGATGGCGCCAGCCAAGCTTGAGAATACGACAGTTACGATCACCATCAGTAAGACCGAGCAATCAAGCGAAAAAAACAAAAAACTCGTTTTTGAGGCAAAGGGACAAGTTGTCGTGTTTGACGGCTTTTTGCGAGTCTATGGCAGCAAAGACGACACACTATTACCAGCAGTTTCATCCGGCGATACACTTCAGCAATATAGTGTTGAAGCACGACAGGTATTTTCACGCCCGCCAGCACGCTACACCGAAGGGTCGCTGGTCAAAAAACTCGAAGAGCTAGGTATCGGGCGCCCGTCAACCTATGCGACCATCATCAACACCGTACAGGCCCGAGGCTATGCAGAACGTGGCGAGTCCGAGGGGACACCTAGAGACATTATCGTGCTCCAGCTAATTGACGGAGAGGTCGATCGAGAGGTTATCCAAGAAAAGACCGGCTCTAATCGTGGTAAGCTCGTCCCGACGCCATCTGGAGAGCTGATTAGTGACTTTTTGTCGAATCATTTTGATCAAATCGTTGACTATGATTTCACCTCAAAGGTTGAGGCACATTTTGATGATATCGCTACGAACAGGCTAGCGCGCAACACTATGCTAAGAGATTTTTATGAGCCGTTTCATGAGCTTATCGAAGGCTCTGGCTCGATTGACCGATCAACTGTCGGCAATAGCCGGGAGATTGGCGTCGACCCAAAGACTGGAAAAACTATCCTGGCGCGATTTGGCCGTTTCGGCCCAATGCTCCAGCTGGGTGCATCCGACGACTCTGAAAAACCACAGTTTGCCCCAATGCCACGCGGAGCAAAGATCGAAACTGTTACACTCGAACAAGCTCTCGAGGCGTTTAAGCTGCCTAGACTTGTCGGGCAAGCCGACGATGGTCAAGACATCAAGGCGAATATCGGGCGATTTGGCCCATATATCCAGGTAGGCAAGCTATTTATATCTATAAAAGACCACGACCCGCACGACATCGATCTAGACACAGCCAAGACGCTCTATGCCGAAAAACTCAAAGCCGAAGCCGAAAAAAATATTGCTGATTTTGGTGAAATCAAGGTTCTAAGAGGGCGATTTGGCCCATATGTCACCGACGGCAAAAAGAACGCCAAAATACCAAAAGATATCGACCCCACTACACTCACTGAGACGGAGGCCAAGAAGCTACTAGACGAAGCCCCGGCCAAATCCGCTCGTGGCAAAACACGTCGTGCACCTCGTCGAGGTAGCAAAAAAGCCTAA